The Plasmodium yoelii strain 17X genome assembly, chromosome: 4 genome has a window encoding:
- a CDS encoding 40S ribosomal protein S15A, putative, with product MVRMSVLADCLKTINNAEKRGRRQVLIRPSSKVVIKFLQYMQKKGYIGNFEIVDDHRSGKIVVNLLGRINKCAVISPRYDVKLDEIEKIITNILPSRLFGHLILTTPYGIMDHEEARRKHTGGKVLGFFF from the exons ATGGTTCGAATGAGCGTATTAGCCGATTGTTTGAAAACAATAAACAATGCTGAGAAAAGAGGAAGGAGACAAGTTTTAATTCGACCTTCTTCAAAAGTtgtaattaaatttttacaatatatgcaaaaaaaagGATATATTGGAAATTTCGAAATTGTTGATGATCATAGATCAGGAAAAATTGTTGTAAATTTATTAGgaagaataaataaatgtgcAGTAATATCTCCAAg ATATGATGTCAAGCTTGacgaaattgaaaaaattataactaACATATTACCAAGTAGACTTTTCGGACATTTAATTTTAACAACCCCTTATGGAATTATGGATCACGAAGAAGCAAGAAGAAAACATACAGGAGGAAAAGTCTTAggctttttcttttaa
- a CDS encoding protein YOP1, putative, whose amino-acid sequence MRMSKLYKNKEKEKENEKPSNEPITKQNSLKRMSSKILGDSLNSFDLSGKLEQVDEYLKNYPFIIEFGYKIGIKPSYIVVFGGSALFISLVLGWGAALICNLVGFAYPAYQSFKAVESQGHAETKLWLTYWVVFSLFFFIEYLIDIILFWVPFYYVIKLLFLLYLYMPQVRGAETVYNYVIRPILLKHEKAIDDTVHKISQTATNHLNQFTGNIAEKLVQEGVRRRNV is encoded by the exons atgCGGATGAgtaaattgtataaaaataaagaaaaggaAAAGGAAAATGAAAAACCAAGTAACGAACCTATAACCAAACAAAATTCTTTAAAACGTATGTCCTCGAAAATTTTAGGAGATTCCTTAAATAGTTTTGATTTAAGCGGAAAACTTGAACAAGTAGATGAATATCTTAAAAATTATCCATTTATAATTGAATTTGGATATAAAATAGGAATTAAACCATCTTATATTGTTGTTTTTGGTGGTTCTGctctttttatttctttgGTTTTAGGTTGGGGGGCAGCCTTAATTTGTAATTTGGTTGGATTTGCCTATCCAG CATATCAGTCATTTAAAGCGGTAGAGTCACAAGGACATGCAGAAACAAAATTATGGCTTACATATTGGGTAGTATTttcgctatttttttttattgaatatttaattgatataatattattttgggttccattttattatgtaataaaattacttttcttattatatttatatatgccaCAAGTTCGAGGTGCCGAGACAGTTTATAATTATGTTATACGTCCAATCTTATTAAAACATGAAAAAGCAATTGATGATACTGTTCATAAAATTAGCCAAACAGCTACTAACCATTTAAATCAATTTACTGGAAATATCGCAGAAAAGCTTGTTCAAGAAGGAGTTCGAAGAAGaaatgtgtaa
- a CDS encoding arginase, putative produces the protein MYECIQNYLTKHIDEQNIYVKKCVSIIGSPLAAGQSLGGVNKACDNLRQLGLYDVIKAMGWKYNDIGNIGESISINTFLNSANAEKGIKKEAEKEAEKGAKKEAEKEAEKGAKINGNESNYYSNIKNAQVIGKFSEQLFQIMSSEIKKKNFILNIGGDHGVAFSSILATLQTYKNLKVIWIDAHGDINIPETSPSGNYHGMSLAHVLGLFKKKVPHFEWSENLLHLKPENVAIIGIRDIDKYEKIILKNCNINYYTMFDIDKKGIYNIICEALNKIDPDQNSPIHISLDIDSVDSIYAPGTGTIAKGGLNYREINLLMKSISDTKRVVSMDIVEYNPLLDENDKAVHGDSLPIDPNATKTGKLCLELIARVLGNDIV, from the coding sequence atgtaCGAATGTATCCAAAACTACTTAACAAAACATATagatgaacaaaatatttatgttaaaaaatGTGTTTCAATTATTGGGTCTCCATTAGCTGCTGGCCAATCTCTTGGAGGTGTAAATAAAGCATGTGACAATTTGAGGCAACTCGGATTATATGATGTTATTAAAGCTATGGGTTGGAAATATAACGATATTGGAAATATTGGGGAAAGTATATCGATCAATACTTTTCTAAATTCAGCAAATGCCGAAAAGGGAATCAAAAAGGAGGCTGAAAAGGAGGCTGAAAAGGGAGCCAAAAAGGAGGCTGAAAAGGAGGCTGAAAAGGGAGCCAAAATAAATGGCAATGAATCAAACTACTATAGCAATATAAAAAACGCACAAGTGATTGGCAAATTTAGTGAACAATTATTTCAAATCATGAGTtcagaaataaaaaaaaaaaattttattttaaatattggGGGAGATCATGGAGTAGCTTTTTCAAGCATACTAGCCACACtacaaacatataaaaatttaaaagtgATATGGATAGATGCACATggagatataaatataccaGAAACATCTCCTTCTGGAAATTATCATGGAATGTCATTAGCACATGTATTAGgattgtttaaaaaaaaagttccACATTTTGAATGGTCAGAAAATTTGTTACATTTAAAACCAGAAAATGTAGCTATTATTGGAATAAGAGATAttgataaatatgaaaaaatcattttaaaaaattgtaatataaattattatactatGTTtgatatagataaaaaaggTATATACAACATTATTTGTGAAgctttaaataaaattgatcCAGATCAAAATTctcctatacatatatcatTAGATATTGATAGTGTCGATTCAATATATGCTCCTGGAACTGGAACAATAGCTAAAGGTGGTTTAAATTATAgagaaataaatttattaatgaaaTCGATATCAGATACAAAACGAGTTGTATCTATGGATATTGTTGAATATAACCCACTTTtggatgaaaatgataaagcaGTTCATGGAGATTCGCTACCAATTGATCCCAATGCTACTAAAACTGGAAAATTATGTCTTGAGCTTATTGCCAGAGTCCTAGGCAATGATATCGTGTAA
- a CDS encoding Maf-like protein, putative produces MRSDETNKANKPIELSPLENNDEQNNDEQNNDEQNNDEQNNDEQNSDEINEFELEVEEEVINYLSSLIYNKNVKHKIVKINNLIDDQIYNYIETCNHLGNITNLNKDPKEENQNIKTNQGTLDTSHISNPINEETSKYTIHSKSSDNFDIIKTNTLPLFLSSKLDQQKEDQIKCNQNEKKCKNFKSCTIINETTNITLLYNKNDSQTNVLYVCYDEENDECEICNSYRLKYMPNMSMFKNDSNNDKGNAPQKCNEHLLNSLKDYFFVLGSTSSSRKYILKKSELNFLSVQIKINEKKIGCRKKLDPFTLTSNISVAKGMKLLHVINNDNKLKQQILELSKNKKVLLLVGDEVIYCNNQIYEKPKNKKEAYNFIKSYNNNKCYSYSSITLIDLVSNKIMTGIDESVLSFTNMSDDTIENILNDQSIYYCAGALKIENVIMSKYLQEIKGNIDSIFGLSLNLLFHLINLL; encoded by the coding sequence atgcGGAGCGACGAAACTAATAAAGCAAACAAACCAATCGAATTATCTCCTCtagaaaataatgatgaacaaaataatgatgaacaaaataatgatgaacaaaataatgatgaacaaaataatgatgaacAAAATAGTGATGAAATTAACGAGTTTGAATTAGAAGTTGAAGAAGAAGTCATTAATTACCTATCTTctctaatatataataaaaatgttaagcATAAGattgtgaaaataaataatttaatagacgaccaaatatataattatatagaaaCTTGTAATCATTTAGGTAATATTActaatttaaataaagatccaaaagaagaaaatcaaaatataaaaacaaatcaAGGAACATTAGATACCTCTCATATATCCAACCCAATAAATGAAGAAACTAGCAAATATACAATTCATTCCAAAAGTAGCGATAATTTTGATATcataaaaacaaatacatTGCCATTATTCTTATCCTCAAAATTAGATCAACAAAAAGAAGATCAAATAAAATGCaatcaaaatgaaaaaaaatgcaaaaattttaaaagttGCACTATAATAAATGAGACAACAAATATTACACttttatacaataaaaatgattcACAAACAAATGTGTTATATGTATGTtatgatgaagaaaatgatgaatGTGAAATATGTAATAGTTATAGACTGAAGTATATGCCAAATATGAGCATGTTTAAAAATGATAGTAATAACGATAAGGGTAACGCACCCCAAAAGTGCAATGAGCATTTACTAAATTCATTAAAAGATTACTTCTTTGTTTTAGGGTCAACATCAAGCtcaagaaaatatatattaaaaaaaagtgaattaaattttttatctgtccaaataaaaattaatgaaaaaaaaataggatGTAGAAAAAAACTTGACCCATTTACATTAACATCTAATATATCAGTAGCAAAGGGAATGAAACTATTACAtgttattaataatgataataaattaaaacaacaaATTTTAGAATTAagtaaaaacaaaaaagttTTATTGTTAGTAGGAGATGAAGTTATTTATTGTAATAACCAAATATACGAAAAaccaaaaaacaaaaaagaagcatataattttattaaatcttataataataataaatgttatagttATAGCTCTATTACATTAATCGATTTAGTGTCTAACAAAATTATGACTGGAATTGATGAGTCAGTTTTAAGCTTTACTAATATGAGTGACGACActatagaaaatattttaaacgACCAATCTATCTATTATTGCGCTGGTGCATTAAAGattgaaaatgttattatGAGTAAATATTTGCAAGAAATCAAGGGAAATATCGACAGCATTTTTGGCTTGTCCCTGAATCTCCTATTTCATTTAATCAACTTGTTATGA
- a CDS encoding kinetochore protein NUF2, putative has protein sequence MSTMNDTLPKLPFDEIRNEMNKYGVAITPSTLKHPTTEDVQGVYSICIKYILNKDINNIRIEEFTGDLKSSMPSIDGIQILPNEGKNHLQAIGNLRFFRHCEKINKILNMDNTLSYIFKPTSGHITKLINAFMHFMRYREQIYNENDATIKQIEERKNESNILDNELKSIKSELQVLLSKHEEVRTSILNEKNIKRDYEEEIIENQNSLNSQQSILISLKSTKDRIVNETNELIFQFSRYRQKKEDLEDQIVPSPEKLQQYNDELKDLLYEHMSHCETSKKKNEDIKNKINIADLCIKKLVNLLTILTSHINETLKVHIDKKNKLKDLGTNLKSLKEENENLKKKKRENENILNETENHFLQEKNKWDEKIQDEKKNTIIVEENVKQIHESIDDITTKTNQEIQEINNIVNHIQDTVNTYNKNFAIIADLIENTKNSQKILTNKIQNNIQNCIKTHL, from the coding sequence ATGAGCACAATGAATGACACATTGCCTAAACTACCTTTTGATGAAATACGAAATGAGATGAATAAATATGGTGTTGCCATTACACCTTCAACCTTAAAACATCCAACAACTGAAGACGTTCAAGGAGTTTATagtatatgtataaaatatattttaaataaagatattaataatataagaatTGAAGAATTTACAGGAGATTTGAAAAGTTCAATGCCATCAATTGATGGAATACAAATTTTACCAAATGAAGGTAAAAATCATTTACAAGCTATTGGTAATTTACGATTTTTTCGACATTGTGAAaagattaataaaatattgaatATGGATAATACATtaagttatatatttaagcCTACAAGTGGTcatataacaaaattaattaatgCCTTTATGCATTTTATGAGATATAGAGAACagatatataatgaaaatgatgcaACTATAAAACAAATCgaagaaagaaaaaatgaaagtaATATATTAGATAATGAATTAAAGTCAATTAAAAGTGAATTACAagtattattatcaaaaCATGAAGAAGTGCGAACTAGcattttaaatgaaaaaaatataaaaagagaTTATGAAGAAGAAATTATAGAAAATCAAAATTCATTAAACTCTCAACAAAGTATACTTATATCATTAAAATCTACAAAGGATAGAATAGTAAATGAAACAAATGAattaatttttcaattttcTCGATAtagacaaaaaaaagaagatttGGAAGATCAAATAGTGCCATCACCTGAAAAATTACAACAATATAATGACGAATTGAAagatttattatatgaacataTGTCTCATTGTGAAAcgagtaaaaaaaaaaatgaagatataaaaaataagataaATATAGCTGACTTGTGCATAAAAAAGTTAgtaaatttattaacaatattAACAAGTCATATAAATGAAACATTAAAAGTTcatattgataaaaaaaataaattaaaagattTGGGTACTAATTTAAAATCATTAAAGGAGGAAAATgagaatttaaaaaaaaaaaaaagagaaaatgaaaatattttaaatgaaactgaaaatcattttttacaagaaaaaaataaatgggaTGAAAAAATTCaagacgaaaaaaaaaatacgatTATAGTTGAAGAAAATGTAAAACAAATACATGAAAGTATAGATGATATTACAACAAAAACAAATCAAGAAATTCAGGAAATAAACAATATTGTTAATCATATTCAAGATACggtaaatacatataataaaaattttgccATTATAGCTGATTTAATAGAGAATACAAAAAATTCTCAAAAAATTCTTACAAATAAGATACAgaataatatacaaaattgCATTAAAACCCATTTATAG
- a CDS encoding zinc finger protein, putative: MHNKKGSKYGDKKTTSNMGKETNNDVKNKKIDDNLNNVVNTSERRILFYKTKICPWYIKGKCERRKTCLYAHAQNELRELPNLCKTSLCPKLKINETCNDKKCKYAHTNIELRATENLYKTALCESFSKGKCFSGQFCRYAHGQNELRENPMEITDKNIIIGTCKTKNENINGINNNKFEFEKKKIGTDNNSSNSSSSVDNSKRNEGYYGLSKKKEKNVISNKYNILTKSDGICDLGISGDLHLFNDNPNGSENIYEFKNKIIKQNIKNVNKNSQNNNGKANVENHMNENGNVIVNGNNNKRAAKKMAKHGNKIMNKQIDTSNDNQTNNQVSKRNEETVDYGNKQFTSKNSKYNNSNVNHKNVHKAVNNLMGPLTNYLKHEESSKFSEEQFLNDNLNVLSFLEDNNNNIDKFRKGYSSVISSEIVNNIVDMNNETYNKNKGVVIENQNILICDKESKNNNLSASINYVQNKNGSIVNNNTNANGNANGNGNGNANGNANGNANFASSLLKYNVQGLEEDNEICNIDIHNIGNVEMNNKMNYYNYGGVENIENIVNYNNFGFENNNNRIINNENNNIGMGIQDHHHHHHHHNNNNNNNNNVLNNSVLNNSVLNNSVLNNNVLNNSVLNNSVLNNSVLNNNVLNKNLINAETENDFYINDRRNNLMNNMNYIYNNNLVWNLNNDKNGHSDNNSENYYWGNGNTEKCESWDSYLRYEKEKTFNYEKDYFKIFNYGMCNNIGNKFNYCDPHKNQINKYDNSLFIL, from the coding sequence atgcataataaaaaaggtTCAAAATACGGAGATAAAAAAACTACATCAAATATGGGGAAAGAAACAAATAatgatgtaaaaaataaaaagatagatgataatttaaataacgTTGTAAATACGAGTGAAAGGAgaatattgttttataaaacaaaaatatgtcCATGGTATATTAAAGGAAAATGTGAAAGACGAAAAACATGTTTATATGCACATGCCCAAAATGAATTAAGAGAATTGCCAAATTTATGTAAAACTAGCTTATGCcctaaattaaaaataaatgaaacaTGTAATGATAAGAAATGTAAATATGCACATACCAATATTGAATTAAGAGCAACAGAAAATTTGTATAAAACTGCTTTATGTGAAAGCTTTAGCAAAGGAAAATGTTTTTCGGGTCAATTTTGTAGATATGCACATGGTCAAAATGAATTAAGAGAAAACCCAATGGAAATAacagataaaaatataataataggtACATGTAAAACTAAAAATGAGAATATAAAtggaataaataataataaatttgaatttgaaaaaaaaaagataggaacagataataatagtagtaaTAGTAGTAGTAGTGTAGATAATTCAAAAAGAAATGAAGGATATTATGGATtatccaaaaaaaaagaaaaaaatgttatatcaaataaatataatatattaacaaaaagTGATGGAATATGTGATTTAGGAATTTCAGGAGatcttcatttatttaatgaTAATCCAAATGGAagtgaaaatatttatgaatttaaaaataaaataataaaacaaaatataaagaatgtAAATAAGAATTCGCAAAATAACAATGGTAAGGCTAATGTAGAAAATCATATGAATGAAAATGGTAATGTAATTGtaaatggtaataataataaaagggcagcaaaaaaaatggcaaaacatggaaataaaataatgaataaacAAATTGATACCTCAAATGACAATCAAACAAATAATCAAGTTAGTAAAAGAAATGAAGAAACAGTTGATTATGGAAATAAACAATTTACAtctaaaaattcaaaatataacaattcTAATGTGAATCATAAAAATGTACATAAAGcagtaaataatttaatggGCCCattaacaaattatttaaaacatGAAGAAAGCTCAAAATTTAGTGAAGaacaatttttaaatgataatttaaatgtattatcatttttggaagataataataataatatagacaAATTTAGAAAAGGTTATTCTAGTGTTATTTCAAGTGAAATTGTAAATAATATTGTTGATATGAATAATGAAacttataataaaaataaaggtGTGGTTATAGAGAATCAAAACATTTTAATTTGTGATAAagaaagtaaaaataataatttatcagcatctataaattatgttcaaaataaaaacggTTCGATTGtgaataataatactaatgCAAATGGAAATGCAAATGGAAATGGCAATGGAAATGCAAATGGCAATGCAAATGGAAATGCAAATTTTGCTTCTTcacttttaaaatataatgtccAGGGTTTAGAAGAAGATAATGagatatgcaatatagataTACACAATATTGGGAATGTAGAAATGAAcaataaaatgaattattataattatggaGGTGTGGAGAATATTGAGAATATAGTTAATTACAATAATTTTggatttgaaaataataacaatagaattataaataacgaaaataacaatattgGAATGGGCATACAagatcatcatcatcatcatcatcatcataataataataataataataataacaatgtgCTAAATAATAGCGTGCTAAATAATAGCGTGCTAAATAATAGCGTGCTAAATAATAACGTGCTAAATAATAGCGTGCTAAATAATAGCGTGCTAAATAATAGCGTGCTAAATAATAACGtgctaaataaaaatttaataaatgctGAAACGGAGaatgatttttatattaatgataGAAGAAACAATTTAatgaataatatgaattatatatataataataatttagttTGGAATTtgaataatgataaaaatgggcacagtgataataatagtgaaaattattattggGGTAATGGAAATACAGAAAAATGTGAAAGTTGGGATAGTTATTTAAGatatgaaaaagaaaaaacatttaattaTGAAAAAGATTATTTTAAGATATTTAATTATGGAATGTGCAATAATATTGgcaataaatttaattattgtgATCCGCATAAAaaccaaataaataaatatgacaactctctttttatattataa
- a CDS encoding dynein intermediate light chain, putative, producing MKKEMSNTSNNSNHSASFLKRGSTVTLWKKKGNVKEIPKDSGNGREIPKDSGNGREIPKDSGNGREIPKDSGNKKENLFNKKNNINMVKGSSANILATSKLKNDDNFKNKKKQKDNKNGSQVISKKLTMQESQVENEVRNEVGNEVENEVRNEVENEVENEVRNEVENEVGNEVRNEVRNEVRNEVESGVPIEVESSGFNNGKVNIFLKNEIKFENAENSEKKNGEEGIKDEQSSVYKKILKKLNIDKNEQVESSHIIILGNKDVGKSSLLKALQKIALENDGEYLDLLYRSEIRVLPFDYGCLNIKNFEDDKKIHDTQGNSHVWILQHPFYTSLLIKNLKKIQNIKKIIILICTDLYKPYNIISEINTWVDVMHKIYEELYSNYDIDIVSGLKDELEKYIYNYKQGKNCEKKENREIDVYSGLEQNIDNVKNEENQKKLIKINLSFPIIFVICKSDGYEILNNRTYQGYIDVIISYLRNLAISYQGAIIFCNTINKNELINIELLYKYIMHRLYDFPFKENEILDCYEKIFIPSGYDDEKLINKSIKNTFVGNFNKPYDSIIIKPMTNKTIVAEHSQNIVPAIYYNDFLSSISTNPSNDNIENEYIKKDMNSIDIDNSALSNGVRNTDKGNRNNNLDNNENNNYNSTNNENNNDKSDKFLHSFFQNLLEKGRSKSPSVPAIDPLILEKNKIVK from the coding sequence atgaagaaagaAATGTCTAACACTTCTAACAATTCAAACCACTCAGCTAGCTTTTTGAAAAGAGGAAGTACTGTTACATTGTggaaaaaaaagggaaatgTAAAGGAGATTCCAAAAGATTCTGGAAATGGAAGAGAAATTCCAAAAGATTCAGGAAATGGAAGAGAAATCCCAAAAGATTCAGGAAATGGAAGAGAAATCCCAAAAGATtcaggaaataaaaaagaaaatttgtttaataaaaaaaataatataaatatggtcAAGGGAAGTAGTGCAAATATATTAGCTACTTCAAAATTAAAGaatgatgataattttaaaaataaaaaaaaacaaaaagacAATAAAAATGGTAGCCAGGTTATTAGTAAAAAGCTGACCATGCAAGAGAGCCAAGTGGAAAATGAAGTGAGAAATGAAGTGGGAAATGAAGTGGAAAATGAAGTGAGAAATGAAGTGGAAAATGAAGTGGAAAATGAAGTGAGAAATGAAGTGGAAAATGAAGTGGGAAATGAAGTGAGAAATGAGGTGAGAAATGAGGTGAGGAATGAAGTAGAGAGTGGAGTACCAATTGAAGTGGAAAGTTCAGGGTTTAACAATGGCAaggtaaatatttttttgaaaaatgaaaTCAAGTTTGAAAATGCAGAAaattcagaaaaaaaaaatggcgaAGAAGGAATAAAAGATGAACAGAGtagtgtatataaaaaaatattaaaaaaattaaatatagataaaaatgaacaagtTGAAAGtagtcatataataattttaggAAATAAAGATGTGGGAAAATCTTCATTATTAAAAGCATTGCAAAAAATAGCATTAGAAAATGATGGAGAATATTTAGACTTATTATATAGAAGTGAAATAAGAGTATTGCCTTTTGATTATGGatgtttaaatataaaaaatttcgaagatgataaaaaaatacatgatACACAAGGTAATAGTCATGTTTGGATTTTACAACATCCTTTTTATACTAGTTTGTTAATTAAAAAtcttaaaaaaattcaaaatataaaaaaaattattatattaatttgtaCTGATTTATATAAaccatataatataatttctgAAATAAATACTTGGGTTGATGTTATGCATAAAATTTATGAGGAATTGTATtcaaattatgatatagatATTGTTAGTGGGTTAAAAGATgaattagaaaaatatatatataattacaaACAAGgaaaaaattgtgaaaaaaaagagaatcGAGAAATTGATGTATATTCGGgtttagaacaaaatatagacaatgtaaaaaatgaagaaaatcaaaaaaaattaataaaaataaatttatcttTTCCAATAATTTTTGTGATATGTAAATCGGATGGAtatgaaatattaaataatagaaCCTATCAAGGATATATAGATGTAATCATATCTTATTTAAGAAATTTAGCTATAAGTTATCAAGGTGCAATCATATTTTGtaatacaataaataaaaatgaattaattaatatagaacttttatataaatatataatgcataGATTATATGATTTCCcatttaaagaaaatgaaatattagattgttatgaaaaaatatttataccaTCAGGATATGATgatgaaaaattaataaataaatcaatTAAAAATACTTTTGTTGGAAATTTTAACAAACCATATGattctattattattaaaccAATGacaaataaaacaattgTTGCTGAACATAGTCAAAATATAGTTCCTGCAATTTATTATAACGATTTTTTATCTAGTATATCTACAAACCCTTCTAATGATAACatagaaaatgaatatataaaaaaagacatGAATTCTATTGATATTGATAATAGTGCATTATCAAATGGAGTGAGAAATACAGACAAAGGAAATCGAAATAATAATcttgataataatgaaaataataattataattcaacaaataatgaaaataataatgataaaagcGATAAATTTTTGCATAGTTTTTTTCAAAACCTTCTTGAAAAAGGAAGATCGAAATCTCCTAGTGTACCAGCTATTGATCCattaattttagaaaaaaataaaatagtaaaatga
- a CDS encoding formate-nitrite transporter, putative — translation MGKTGKQYILDPPCVKTTCSSEESYIRCVEYGKAKATYSNFNLFLKAIMAGIFVGLCAHASGIAGGLFYYHKLRAYVGASFSSFVYGFTFPIAFLCIICTGSDLFTGNTLAVTVALLQKKVKLLSYIRVMLISLLGNYIGAVSFAFIVSYGSGAFHQHSDIEKNHIYEFLNAIATKKVHHSFFECISLAIGCNIFVCLAVYFVLSIKDGSGVVFSVFFAVYAFAIAGYEHIIANIYTLNIALMVKTDVTFFDVYFKNLIPTLIGNYIAGALVLACPFYILYRHYYEDYEAKNSSLGSMNIRGTSIEIQNDI, via the exons atgggaaaGACGGGAAAGCAATATATTCTCGACCCACCATGTGTCAAAACAACATGCTCAAGTGAAGAATCATATATTCGATGTGTTGAATATGGAAAAGCAAAAGCAACATATagtaattttaatttatttttaaaagcaATTATGGCTGGAATATTTGTAGGACTTTGTGCCCATGCCTCAGGAATAGCAG GGGgactattttattatcacaaATTACGAGCATATGTCGGGGCATCATTCAGTTCTTTTGTTTATGGCTTTACATTTCCAATTgcttttttatgtattatatgtACAGGATCAGATTTATTCACAGGAAATACATTAGCAGTTACAGTTGCTTTGCTtcaaaaaaaagttaaattattatcatatataagAGTTATGTTAATATCTTTACTAGGAAATTATATCGGAGCAGTTTCCTTTGCTTTTATCGTATCATATGGTTCCGGGGCATTCCATCAACATTCAGATATCgaaaaaaatcatatttatgaatttttaaaTGCAATAGCCACAAAAAAAGTACACCATTCATTTTTTGAATGTATATCTTTAGCTATCGGATGTAACATTTTTGTTTGCTTAGCagtttattttgttttatcaaTTAAAGATGGCAGTGGGGTTGTGTTTAGTGTGTTCTTTGCAGTATATGCATTTGCCATAGCAGGATATGAACATATTATtgcaaatatttatacattaaATATTGCTCTTATGGTTAAAACCGATGTCACTTTTTTTGAcgtttattttaaaaatctTATACCAACTTTGATAGGAAATTAT aTTGCGGGGGCTCTCGTTCTAGCTTGCCCATTTTATATTCTATACAGACATTATTACGAGGATTATGAAGCAAAGAATTCGAGTTTAGGAAGCATGAATATCAGAgg AACATCTATTGAGATACAGAACGATATATAA